The following are from one region of the Halodesulfurarchaeum sp. HSR-GB genome:
- a CDS encoding protein disulfide oxidoreductase yields the protein MAILSDENRDDVREVFEQMTNEVTAHVFTDGNCEYCEETVELNEELESLSEKYTVEVHDMDSEAAEEWDANKYDQAPVTVITDGEIKGVRYYGIPSGQEFGAYVRDIVAVSTGESGLDENIKAELAEIDEPVNLKVFVTLTCPHCPQAVETAHKFAIENSNFTSEMIEAQEFMELSQDFGVRGVPQVNINDEAGEFTGAQPPQQFLEQVKNAL from the coding sequence ATGGCAATACTCTCCGACGAGAACCGCGACGACGTCCGGGAAGTCTTCGAGCAGATGACGAACGAAGTCACGGCTCACGTCTTCACGGACGGGAACTGTGAGTACTGCGAGGAGACTGTGGAACTCAACGAGGAACTCGAATCCCTCAGCGAGAAGTACACGGTCGAGGTCCACGACATGGACAGCGAGGCCGCCGAGGAGTGGGATGCAAACAAGTACGACCAGGCCCCGGTCACCGTCATCACCGACGGCGAGATCAAGGGCGTGCGCTATTATGGCATCCCCTCGGGCCAGGAGTTCGGTGCCTACGTCCGTGACATCGTCGCGGTCTCCACCGGCGAGAGCGGCCTCGATGAGAATATCAAGGCGGAACTGGCCGAGATCGACGAGCCGGTGAACCTCAAGGTCTTTGTCACCCTGACCTGCCCGCACTGCCCGCAGGCCGTCGAGACCGCCCACAAGTTCGCGATCGAGAACTCCAACTTCACCTCCGAGATGATCGAGGCCCAGGAGTTCATGGAGCTCTCCCAGGACTTCGGTGTCCGCGGTGTCCCGCAGGTCAACATCAACGACGAGGCCGGCGAGTTCACGGGCGCACAGCCGCCCCAGCAGTTCCTCGAACAGGTCAAGAACGCGCTGTAA
- a CDS encoding fused MFS/spermidine synthase has protein sequence MDTSRVRAFWLDEPTLAVLVSGVASMGLEILAGRMIAPEFGSSIYTWGSIIGVFLTALSLGYARGGRRAQTEASVASLRTLLLWSTVYVAFLIFAGDFLIRQTATLPIPARFGSLVPVTLLFGPPTYLLGFISPYAAELSRTESTGAASGRVYALGTIGSIVGAFGTTFLLIPAFSIEVIGLIFGGMTLVTAAALAFPSPSSREVIRVLLVTALLLGAVLAPPFGVAMAGETVYETQTAHQQLRVADQDGVRTLYLDGVSHSAMDLDDPDRHVFTYTRYFHLPFLYTDSVESVENVLFIGGGGFTGPKIFAQKYDVNVDVVEIDPGVVQAARDYFDLETGPDLSVHTMDGRQYLRETDTEYDLIVLDAYKRDSVPFHLTTTEFFDLATQRLSADGVLLANIISAPSGSGSAFFRAEYRTMETVFPTVTAFRTAQPGVVQNVEIVATKQSTSLSTAELHERAATRPIGYELDDALDRQVESVRTGDVPVLRDDDAPVDSLLDPMVGQRYVVETGERTTTA, from the coding sequence ATGGATACATCCCGCGTGCGTGCGTTCTGGCTCGACGAGCCGACGCTCGCGGTGCTGGTCTCCGGGGTCGCGAGCATGGGCCTCGAGATCCTCGCGGGGCGAATGATCGCCCCGGAGTTCGGCAGTTCGATCTACACCTGGGGGAGCATCATCGGGGTGTTCCTCACCGCGCTGAGTCTTGGCTACGCCCGGGGTGGTCGCCGCGCACAGACCGAGGCGAGTGTCGCCTCGCTCCGGACGCTGTTGCTCTGGTCGACGGTGTACGTCGCCTTCCTGATCTTCGCCGGGGACTTCCTGATCCGTCAGACCGCCACGCTCCCGATCCCGGCCCGTTTCGGCTCGCTCGTGCCGGTCACGCTGCTCTTCGGCCCGCCGACCTACCTCCTGGGTTTCATCAGCCCCTACGCCGCCGAACTGTCCCGAACCGAGAGCACCGGGGCGGCCTCGGGACGGGTCTACGCGCTTGGCACCATCGGGAGCATCGTCGGGGCCTTTGGGACGACGTTTCTCCTTATCCCGGCCTTTTCCATCGAGGTCATCGGCCTGATCTTCGGCGGGATGACCCTCGTCACGGCCGCCGCCCTTGCTTTCCCGAGTCCCTCGTCCCGGGAGGTGATTCGCGTGCTGCTCGTCACGGCGCTGCTCCTCGGGGCCGTCCTCGCACCCCCGTTCGGGGTCGCCATGGCCGGGGAGACGGTCTACGAGACCCAGACTGCCCACCAGCAACTTCGCGTGGCCGACCAGGACGGGGTCCGCACGCTGTACCTCGATGGGGTCTCACACAGCGCGATGGACCTCGACGATCCCGACCGGCACGTCTTCACCTACACCCGGTATTTCCATCTGCCCTTCCTCTATACCGATTCGGTTGAGAGTGTCGAGAACGTGCTGTTCATCGGCGGTGGCGGCTTCACCGGACCGAAGATCTTCGCCCAAAAGTACGACGTGAACGTGGACGTCGTCGAGATCGACCCCGGGGTCGTCCAGGCTGCCCGGGACTACTTCGACCTGGAGACCGGGCCGGACCTCTCGGTTCACACCATGGACGGGCGGCAGTATCTCCGGGAGACCGACACGGAGTACGACCTCATCGTCCTGGACGCCTACAAGCGTGACTCGGTGCCCTTCCACCTGACGACGACGGAGTTCTTCGACCTCGCCACCCAGCGGCTCTCCGCGGACGGCGTGCTCCTCGCGAACATCATCTCGGCCCCCAGCGGGTCCGGGTCGGCCTTCTTCCGGGCGGAGTATCGAACGATGGAAACGGTCTTCCCGACGGTGACGGCCTTCCGGACCGCCCAGCCGGGGGTCGTCCAGAACGTCGAGATCGTGGCGACCAAACAGTCCACCTCGCTCTCGACGGCCGAACTCCACGAGCGGGCCGCGACCCGACCGATCGGCTACGAACTGGACGACGCCCTCGACAGACAGGTCGAGTCGGTCCGAACCGGAGACGTGCCGGTGCTCCGTGACGACGACGCCCCCGTCGACTCGCTTTTGGATCCCATGGTCGGCCAGCGCTATGTCGTCGAGACCGGCGAGCGGACCACGACCGCCTGA
- a CDS encoding Sjogren's syndrome/scleroderma autoantigen 1 family protein, translated as MSENFDKEAERERLREKYEADQGDREATERMSELLLQGATMTNKHCDTCGSPIFRYQGQEFCPTCQAEGQPAAESQPESEDSSAEPGVGASTGGADPAAGGQVDPGASQVDAGAGQTDPGTEPSQGPGTTAARTATAPGGTPVAAGDAGAQESLSQTIAVLAERARTSEDPQQAKAFLEAAREAAEALAALAGR; from the coding sequence ATGAGCGAAAACTTCGACAAGGAGGCCGAACGGGAACGGCTCCGGGAGAAATACGAGGCCGACCAGGGGGATCGGGAAGCCACCGAGCGGATGAGCGAGCTACTGCTCCAGGGCGCGACGATGACGAACAAACACTGTGACACCTGTGGCTCGCCGATCTTCCGCTATCAGGGCCAGGAGTTCTGCCCCACCTGTCAGGCCGAGGGTCAGCCGGCCGCAGAGAGCCAGCCCGAGAGCGAGGATTCATCCGCCGAACCGGGTGTTGGCGCGTCGACGGGCGGCGCTGACCCGGCGGCCGGGGGCCAGGTGGACCCCGGGGCCAGCCAGGTCGATGCTGGGGCCGGCCAGACCGACCCCGGAACTGAACCCAGCCAGGGGCCCGGAACGACAGCAGCCCGGACTGCGACCGCACCCGGTGGAACGCCGGTCGCCGCCGGCGACGCTGGGGCCCAGGAGTCCCTCTCCCAGACGATCGCCGTCCTCGCCGAGCGGGCCCGGACGAGCGAGGACCCACAGCAGGCAAAAGCCTTCCTCGAGGCCGCTCGCGAGGCTGCCGAGGCTCTCGCGGCACTCGCCGGCCGATGA
- a CDS encoding universal stress protein has product MTTDRVLVPIDGSDVSYRALSYAVDLAAAFDATLDVVHITTDRTPAAEAVLDRARRILDATDVEASLSLSTDLDLDFRPADRLGEDVLDLVAERGADHVVMGHAEPPGPVERALLGSAAETVLRSERVRLTVVP; this is encoded by the coding sequence ATGACGACCGACCGGGTGCTCGTGCCCATCGACGGCTCGGACGTGAGCTATCGGGCCCTCTCGTATGCCGTGGACCTCGCGGCGGCCTTCGATGCGACCCTGGACGTGGTGCACATCACGACCGACCGAACGCCGGCGGCCGAGGCGGTCCTCGACCGGGCCCGTCGCATCCTCGACGCGACCGACGTCGAGGCCTCGCTCTCCCTCTCGACCGATCTCGATCTCGACTTCCGGCCGGCGGACCGACTGGGCGAGGACGTGCTGGATCTGGTCGCCGAGCGCGGGGCCGATCACGTGGTGATGGGCCACGCCGAGCCACCCGGCCCGGTCGAGCGGGCGCTGCTGGGCAGTGCTGCGGAGACGGTACTGCGAAGCGAGCGGGTCCGGCTCACGGTCGTCCCCTAA
- a CDS encoding ATP-dependent DNA helicase — translation MQVEDLSGLPDGVTAHFASAGIEELYPPQAAAVEAGVLSGESVVASVPTASGKTLIAQLGMLSAIHETGGMALYIVPLRALASEKAAEFEAFEQFGLDVAVSTGNYEEDGDWLGNADVVVATSEKVDSLIRNGADWIDDLACVVADEVHLVDDRGRGPTLEVTLAKLRSRVPSLQVVALSATIGNADEIADWLDAELVDSDWRPIELRTGVHYGDALHLDDGTTTELPTGSHDQTEALVADTIAEDGSALVFVNSRRNAEAAARRLGAVTESALSAADRDALQEVADEIRAVSDTETSEDLAAAVEKGAAFHHAGLARGHRTLVEDAFRERLIRAVSATPTLAAGVNTPSRRVVVRDWRRYDGSTGGMAPLSTLEVHQMFGRAGRPGRDPHGEAVLLAKSHDELEELFDRYVYADPEPVRSKLAAEPALRSHVLSTVATGFVRSHEGLLEFLGETLYASQTDDPSRLEAVTEDVLEYLDRNDFLVRENGDLRATPAGHLVSQLYLDPMSAAIIIDGLRAGEGSPTPLGLYHLVSRTPDMYELYLKSGDESTYTEIAYERERELLGQTPSEFAEGEFEDWLSALKTAKLLEDWAEELDEDRIAERYGVGPGDIRGKVETAEWLLQAAERLAGELEIRSASAIREARIRVEHGIQADLLDLVGIRHVGRKRARRLREAGFETREDLRQAEPGRVLAALSGRRKTTEKVLASAGHPNPDLDGVEADEDTPSSQHTTTRDPPENSQRTQANLGEFE, via the coding sequence ATGCAGGTCGAGGACCTCTCGGGGCTCCCCGACGGGGTGACAGCACACTTCGCGTCCGCGGGCATCGAGGAGCTCTATCCCCCCCAGGCCGCCGCCGTCGAGGCCGGCGTGCTCTCCGGGGAGAGTGTCGTCGCCAGCGTGCCGACGGCGAGTGGCAAGACCCTCATCGCCCAGCTCGGGATGCTCTCGGCCATCCACGAGACCGGCGGGATGGCCCTGTACATCGTGCCGCTTCGGGCCCTCGCCAGCGAGAAGGCCGCCGAGTTCGAGGCCTTCGAGCAGTTCGGACTCGACGTGGCGGTCTCGACGGGCAACTACGAGGAGGACGGCGACTGGCTGGGGAACGCCGACGTGGTCGTCGCGACCTCCGAGAAGGTCGACTCGCTCATCCGGAACGGCGCGGATTGGATCGACGACCTGGCGTGTGTCGTCGCCGACGAGGTCCACCTGGTTGATGACCGGGGCCGGGGACCGACCCTGGAGGTGACCCTCGCGAAGCTCCGCTCCCGAGTTCCCTCCCTCCAGGTCGTCGCGCTCTCCGCGACTATCGGCAACGCCGACGAGATCGCCGACTGGCTCGATGCCGAACTGGTCGACTCGGACTGGCGGCCGATCGAACTCCGGACCGGGGTCCACTACGGTGACGCGCTGCACCTCGACGACGGCACGACAACGGAGCTCCCCACCGGCTCGCACGACCAGACCGAGGCGCTGGTCGCGGACACCATCGCGGAGGACGGCTCGGCGCTGGTCTTCGTCAACTCCCGACGGAACGCCGAAGCCGCGGCCCGGCGGCTGGGCGCGGTGACCGAATCGGCACTCTCCGCCGCGGACCGGGACGCCCTCCAGGAGGTCGCCGACGAGATCCGGGCCGTCAGCGACACGGAGACCAGCGAGGACCTGGCGGCGGCCGTCGAGAAGGGAGCGGCCTTTCACCACGCCGGCCTCGCTCGCGGCCATCGCACCCTCGTCGAGGACGCCTTCCGGGAGCGGTTGATCCGGGCCGTCAGCGCCACCCCCACACTCGCGGCCGGCGTGAACACGCCGAGTCGGCGGGTCGTGGTCCGGGACTGGCGGCGCTACGACGGGTCGACGGGTGGGATGGCCCCGCTCTCGACCCTGGAGGTCCATCAGATGTTCGGGCGCGCGGGCCGGCCCGGCCGTGATCCTCACGGCGAGGCCGTCCTGCTCGCGAAGTCCCACGACGAACTGGAGGAGCTGTTCGACCGCTATGTCTATGCCGACCCCGAGCCGGTTCGCTCGAAGCTGGCCGCCGAGCCGGCGCTGCGCTCACACGTGCTCTCGACGGTCGCCACCGGCTTCGTCCGCAGTCACGAGGGGCTGCTCGAATTCCTCGGCGAGACGCTGTACGCCTCCCAGACCGACGATCCATCCCGGCTGGAGGCGGTCACCGAGGACGTTCTGGAGTATCTCGATCGAAACGACTTCCTGGTCCGAGAGAACGGCGACTTGCGGGCCACGCCGGCCGGGCATCTGGTCTCTCAGCTCTACCTCGATCCGATGTCCGCGGCGATCATCATCGACGGGCTCCGTGCGGGTGAGGGCTCGCCCACCCCGCTGGGGCTCTATCACCTGGTGAGTCGCACGCCGGACATGTACGAGCTGTACCTGAAGTCCGGCGACGAGTCGACCTACACGGAGATCGCTTACGAGCGGGAGCGAGAACTGCTCGGGCAGACCCCATCCGAGTTCGCCGAGGGCGAGTTCGAGGACTGGCTCTCGGCCCTGAAGACCGCCAAACTCCTGGAGGACTGGGCCGAGGAGCTCGACGAGGACCGGATCGCCGAGCGCTACGGCGTCGGCCCCGGGGACATCCGTGGGAAGGTCGAGACCGCCGAGTGGTTGCTCCAGGCCGCAGAGCGACTCGCCGGGGAACTCGAAATACGTTCGGCGAGCGCGATTCGCGAGGCCCGAATCCGGGTCGAACACGGGATCCAGGCGGACCTGCTCGACCTGGTGGGGATTCGACACGTCGGCCGAAAGCGGGCCAGACGCCTCCGTGAGGCTGGGTTCGAAACCCGCGAAGATCTGCGACAGGCCGAACCGGGACGGGTGCTCGCAGCGCTTTCCGGGCGGCGCAAGACCACGGAGAAAGTCCTCGCGAGCGCGGGGCACCCCAACCCGGACCTCGACGGGGTCGAGGCGGACGAGGACACACCGTCGAGCCAGCACACGACCACCCGGGACCCCCCGGAGAACTCGCAGCGCACGCAGGCCAATCTGGGTGAGTTCGAGTGA
- a CDS encoding DEAD/DEAH box helicase, with product MAAGEGTLESPLIEPGAIEARPYQTDLVEKARDAHTLVSLPTGLGKTAVSLRVTAHRLADRPDAKAMLLAPTKPLVEQHAAFYREALTIPDEQIVVFTGETAPEDRGALFADARIIVGTPQVIENDLLGNRIDLEPVVHLTFDECHRASGDYPYAYVAERYHEAAADPLVTGMSASPGDDEEAIEQVMANLGLERVAVKTESDPDVAEYTHETDVEWVRVELPEAVIEIRDLLQEVLADRLGTLRELGVTGKTDPEISQGDLHEIRKKLQRRIDDGDSAGYEGMSVHAEIMKVKRAVELVETQSVDALRRYFERQRNAARSSGASKASQRFVSDPQIKRAMSKAESFEDLHPKFRRVRILLAETLGVRDGDRVIVFTESRDTAEALTEFLSAHFSVRRFVGQGDKEGSSGMTQTEQTEVLEAFRAGEFEVLVSTSVAEEGLDVPEVDLVCFFEPVPNAIRSIQRKGRTGRQARGRVVVLLAEDTRDEAYFWISRRREDEMAAELEGLREAAPELEAEFSDEQAGLETFAGEEGPTDTSEEREADTGDGQAGIADFGAAETNGTGATEAPAGEETVDDSGVVAEAGGEDHVEIVIDQRELDASIARDLSKREGVQTRLETLEVGDYVLSDRVAVERKTIEDFLSTLLDGDRGLFDQIGDLTRHYGRPVLVIEGEGDLYGERNVHPNAIRGALASLAVDFGVSVLFTPDETETAALLETIARREQETRDREVSVHGTSAAKTLTEQQEYVVASIADIGPITARSLLEALGSVEAVLTADEETLQSVEGVGEVTASRIREVVGSEYVS from the coding sequence ATGGCAGCAGGCGAGGGGACACTCGAATCGCCCCTGATCGAACCGGGCGCGATCGAGGCACGACCGTACCAGACAGATCTGGTCGAGAAGGCCCGGGACGCCCACACGCTCGTCTCCCTGCCCACCGGCCTCGGGAAGACCGCGGTGAGCCTGCGGGTGACCGCCCACCGACTCGCCGACCGGCCGGACGCGAAGGCCATGCTCCTGGCCCCGACAAAGCCCCTCGTCGAGCAACACGCCGCGTTCTACCGGGAGGCGCTAACGATTCCCGACGAGCAGATCGTCGTCTTCACCGGCGAGACCGCCCCCGAGGATCGAGGGGCGCTGTTCGCCGACGCTCGAATCATCGTCGGCACACCCCAGGTGATCGAGAACGACCTGCTGGGCAATCGGATCGATCTCGAACCCGTGGTCCATCTGACCTTCGACGAGTGTCATCGGGCGAGCGGGGACTACCCCTACGCCTACGTCGCCGAACGCTACCACGAAGCGGCCGCCGACCCGCTCGTGACCGGGATGAGCGCCTCGCCGGGCGACGACGAGGAAGCCATCGAACAGGTCATGGCCAATCTGGGCCTGGAGCGGGTCGCGGTGAAAACCGAATCCGACCCGGACGTGGCCGAGTACACTCACGAGACCGACGTCGAGTGGGTGCGGGTCGAACTCCCGGAGGCGGTTATCGAGATCCGGGATCTGTTACAGGAGGTGCTCGCCGACCGGCTGGGAACCCTGCGAGAACTCGGTGTCACCGGCAAGACCGACCCGGAGATCTCACAGGGAGACCTCCACGAGATCCGCAAGAAGCTCCAGCGGCGGATCGACGACGGCGATTCGGCGGGCTACGAGGGCATGTCCGTCCACGCCGAGATCATGAAGGTAAAGCGGGCCGTCGAACTGGTCGAGACCCAGAGTGTCGACGCCCTGCGGCGGTACTTCGAGCGCCAGCGAAACGCCGCCCGCTCCTCGGGGGCCTCGAAGGCCAGCCAGCGGTTCGTCTCGGACCCACAGATCAAGCGAGCGATGTCGAAAGCCGAGTCCTTCGAGGACCTCCACCCGAAATTCCGCCGGGTGCGCATTTTGCTCGCGGAGACGCTGGGCGTGCGGGACGGCGACCGGGTCATCGTCTTCACCGAGTCCCGGGACACCGCCGAGGCGCTCACGGAGTTTCTCTCGGCTCACTTCTCGGTCCGGCGGTTCGTCGGCCAGGGCGACAAGGAGGGGTCCTCCGGGATGACCCAGACCGAACAGACGGAGGTGCTCGAGGCCTTCCGCGCGGGGGAGTTCGAGGTCCTGGTCTCGACCTCCGTCGCCGAGGAGGGGCTTGACGTCCCGGAGGTCGATCTGGTCTGTTTCTTCGAGCCGGTTCCCAACGCGATCCGTTCGATCCAGCGCAAGGGTCGAACTGGCCGACAGGCCCGGGGGCGAGTCGTGGTGTTACTGGCCGAGGACACCCGCGACGAGGCCTACTTCTGGATCTCGCGCCGCCGCGAGGACGAGATGGCCGCCGAACTCGAGGGATTGCGCGAGGCCGCCCCGGAACTCGAAGCCGAATTCAGTGACGAACAGGCCGGCCTGGAGACCTTCGCCGGGGAGGAGGGCCCGACCGACACGTCCGAGGAGCGAGAAGCCGACACGGGGGACGGACAGGCCGGCATCGCGGACTTCGGGGCGGCGGAGACGAATGGGACAGGAGCGACAGAAGCGCCGGCGGGAGAAGAGACAGTGGACGACTCTGGGGTCGTCGCCGAGGCGGGCGGCGAGGACCACGTCGAGATCGTGATCGACCAGCGGGAACTGGACGCCAGCATCGCCCGGGACCTCTCGAAGCGCGAAGGGGTACAGACCCGCCTGGAGACACTCGAGGTGGGTGATTACGTGCTCAGCGACCGCGTGGCCGTCGAGCGCAAGACCATCGAGGACTTCCTCTCGACCCTGCTCGACGGCGATCGGGGGCTGTTCGACCAGATCGGCGATCTGACCCGCCACTACGGCCGTCCGGTCCTGGTGATCGAGGGTGAGGGAGACCTCTACGGCGAGCGAAACGTCCACCCGAACGCGATCCGGGGGGCCCTCGCCAGCCTGGCCGTGGATTTCGGCGTCTCGGTGCTTTTTACCCCGGACGAAACCGAGACGGCGGCGCTGCTAGAGACCATCGCCAGACGCGAGCAAGAAACGCGGGACCGCGAGGTGAGCGTCCATGGCACCTCCGCGGCGAAGACGCTCACGGAGCAACAGGAGTACGTCGTCGCGTCGATCGCGGACATCGGCCCGATCACCGCTCGCTCGCTATTGGAGGCGCTTGGCAGCGTCGAAGCGGTCCTCACGGCGGATGAAGAGACCCTTCAGTCAGTCGAGGGTGTGGGAGAAGTCACGGCAAGCCGGATCCGCGAGGTCGTCGGGAGCGAGTATGTGAGTTAG
- a CDS encoding ferredoxin, with product MAEVEVDQDLCIADQVCASMHPDLFEMGDDGFAHVVDGMEELEDAGDIDRAKEAAEACPVDAITVSE from the coding sequence ATGGCGGAAGTTGAAGTCGACCAAGACCTTTGTATCGCGGACCAGGTTTGTGCATCGATGCATCCCGACCTCTTCGAGATGGGCGACGACGGGTTCGCTCACGTCGTCGACGGGATGGAAGAACTCGAAGACGCCGGCGACATCGACCGCGCGAAGGAGGCCGCCGAGGCCTGCCCCGTCGACGCGATCACCGTTTCGGAGTAA
- a CDS encoding dihydrofolate reductase translates to MKIALIAAVAENGVIGDSKSIPWHYPADLKHFKECTVSHPVIMGRRTYEAIVDRLGEPLPDRLNVVLSTNGIDVLDGAVQANSIPEAIEIAAATDAEIAFVAGGGSIYEQFLPRADRLYITEIPETPPGDTHFPEWDRDRWELIEQEERGDLVFSTYERSR, encoded by the coding sequence ATGAAGATCGCGCTCATCGCCGCGGTCGCGGAGAACGGCGTGATCGGCGACAGCAAGTCGATTCCCTGGCACTACCCCGCGGACCTGAAACACTTCAAGGAGTGCACCGTCAGCCACCCGGTGATCATGGGCCGACGCACTTACGAGGCGATCGTCGACCGCCTCGGCGAGCCACTTCCCGACCGGTTGAACGTGGTCCTCTCCACGAACGGGATCGACGTGCTGGACGGGGCCGTGCAGGCCAACAGCATCCCAGAGGCCATCGAGATCGCCGCGGCGACCGACGCGGAGATCGCCTTCGTCGCCGGCGGCGGCTCGATCTACGAGCAGTTCCTCCCGCGGGCCGATCGGCTCTACATCACCGAGATCCCCGAAACGCCGCCCGGGGATACCCACTTCCCGGAGTGGGACCGGGATCGGTGGGAGCTCATCGAGCAGGAAGAACGGGGCGATCTCGTCTTTTCCACCTACGAGCGCTCGCGCTAA
- a CDS encoding hydroxymethylglutaryl-CoA reductase, degradative gives MDSRISGFYKLPVEERRETIADLADLSAEATEAIGGTGLDDDRADTVSENVIGTLEYPLSVATNFRVDGEDRLIPMAIEETSVVAAASYAARMARTQGGFETEVDAPRMIAQIQAVDVADPQAARMRILKEKERLQELADEQDPTLVKFGGGCEDIEVRVIDTPNGQMVVTHLIVNVQDAMGGNAVNTMAEALAPEIEALTGGDVEMRILSNLADRRLARATCTIPPEELAAEDSEFTGEEVRDRIVDAWAFAMGDPYRAATHNKGIMNGIDAVTTATFNDWRAIEAGAHTYAARDGYDSLTSYEVDDDGNLACSIELPIQVGTVGGATGLQPVAQAAMEILDVDSAEEMAGVLASVGLAQNLAALRALVSEGIQQGHMSLHAQNLAIQAGAEGDQIDAVASRMVEEGDIGQAQAEAILEELAE, from the coding sequence ATGGACTCGCGCATTTCCGGATTTTACAAGTTGCCGGTCGAAGAGCGACGAGAGACGATCGCGGACCTGGCGGACCTCTCCGCGGAGGCGACCGAAGCGATCGGCGGCACGGGACTGGATGACGACCGGGCGGATACGGTCAGCGAGAACGTCATCGGGACCCTGGAGTACCCCCTCTCGGTCGCGACGAACTTTCGGGTCGACGGCGAGGACCGACTGATCCCGATGGCCATCGAGGAGACCAGCGTGGTCGCCGCGGCCTCGTATGCGGCCCGCATGGCCCGAACCCAGGGTGGCTTCGAGACGGAGGTCGACGCCCCGCGCATGATCGCTCAGATCCAGGCCGTCGACGTCGCCGATCCCCAGGCCGCACGGATGCGGATCCTGAAGGAAAAAGAGCGGCTGCAGGAGTTGGCCGACGAGCAGGATCCCACGCTGGTGAAGTTCGGCGGGGGCTGTGAGGACATCGAGGTCCGGGTGATCGACACGCCGAACGGCCAGATGGTCGTGACCCATCTGATCGTGAACGTCCAGGACGCCATGGGCGGCAACGCGGTGAACACGATGGCCGAGGCCCTGGCCCCCGAGATCGAGGCCCTGACCGGGGGCGACGTGGAGATGCGCATCCTCTCGAACCTGGCCGATCGCCGGCTGGCGCGGGCGACCTGTACCATCCCGCCCGAAGAACTGGCAGCCGAGGATAGCGAGTTCACGGGCGAGGAGGTCCGTGATCGCATCGTCGACGCCTGGGCCTTCGCGATGGGCGATCCCTACCGGGCGGCGACCCACAACAAGGGCATCATGAACGGCATCGACGCGGTGACGACCGCGACGTTCAACGACTGGCGGGCAATTGAAGCCGGGGCACACACGTATGCGGCCCGGGACGGCTATGACTCCCTGACGAGTTACGAGGTCGACGACGACGGCAATCTCGCCTGCAGCATCGAACTCCCGATCCAGGTCGGGACCGTCGGCGGCGCGACCGGGCTCCAGCCGGTGGCCCAGGCCGCAATGGAGATCCTCGACGTGGACTCCGCCGAGGAGATGGCCGGCGTGCTCGCGTCGGTCGGCCTCGCCCAGAACCTCGCGGCGCTTCGGGCGCTCGTGAGCGAGGGCATTCAGCAGGGCCACATGTCCCTGCACGCCCAGAACCTCGCGATTCAGGCCGGCGCGGAGGGCGATCAGATCGACGCGGTCGCGAGCCGAATGGTCGAGGAGGGGGACATCGGCCAGGCCCAGGCCGAGGCGATCCTCGAAGAGCTGGCGGAGTAA
- the cgi121 gene encoding KEOPS complex subunit Cgi121 yields the protein MKTVTGRVRIDGEDDLQSLLDSLRRVGTDHDVLVQAFDARYIAGPTHLESALAHAKRSMERGENVADDLAVEVLCYAAGRRQIDRAMELGLGTGEQSVIVLIDGERETAAAAAVAELVSAGSVEPSAEHLSDFFGITRAEREATTGTLTDLVLERVALLDVEK from the coding sequence GTGAAGACGGTGACGGGCCGGGTGAGGATCGACGGAGAGGACGACCTCCAGTCGCTCCTCGATTCGCTCCGGCGTGTCGGGACGGACCACGACGTGCTGGTCCAGGCCTTCGACGCCCGCTACATCGCCGGGCCGACCCACCTCGAATCGGCGCTCGCCCACGCGAAGCGCTCGATGGAACGGGGGGAGAACGTCGCCGACGATCTCGCGGTCGAGGTCCTGTGCTATGCGGCCGGCCGCCGACAGATCGACCGGGCGATGGAACTCGGCCTGGGCACCGGCGAACAGTCGGTGATCGTGCTAATCGACGGCGAGCGAGAGACTGCAGCAGCTGCGGCGGTCGCCGAACTCGTTTCGGCGGGATCGGTAGAGCCCTCGGCGGAGCATCTCAGCGACTTCTTCGGGATTACCCGGGCGGAGCGGGAGGCCACCACCGGAACCCTCACCGACCTGGTGCTCGAACGGGTGGCGCTGCTCGACGTCGAGAAGTAA